Proteins from a genomic interval of Polaribacter sp. Q13:
- a CDS encoding TetR/AcrR family transcriptional regulator, with protein MVSKQELIECSITKFIKFGSKRFSMNELASELGISKKTIYKHFKTKDELISKGVRFIIEKYLHEVDKILKTTEDPVEKIVLIQKVNFQYLDYFQPTFLYGIKKYYHKADTVFVKFKDHFIETNLKPLLEEAIEKEYISKNLNINLFCHLYFTKLKGFVFEPINLFDKYGVDNVFEHLIINNLKGVITSKYKDTNKLFS; from the coding sequence ATGGTTAGTAAACAAGAACTTATAGAATGTTCTATTACAAAATTTATCAAGTTTGGAAGCAAGCGTTTTTCTATGAACGAACTCGCTTCCGAACTTGGTATTTCTAAAAAAACCATATACAAACACTTTAAGACTAAAGACGAACTCATTTCTAAAGGGGTTCGTTTTATTATTGAAAAATACCTGCATGAAGTAGACAAGATTCTAAAAACTACAGAAGATCCAGTTGAAAAAATAGTTTTAATTCAAAAAGTTAATTTTCAATATTTAGACTATTTTCAACCGACTTTTTTATATGGAATTAAAAAATATTATCACAAAGCAGATACTGTTTTTGTAAAATTTAAAGATCATTTTATAGAAACCAACTTAAAACCTTTGCTAGAAGAGGCTATAGAAAAAGAGTATATTAGCAAAAATTTAAATATCAATTTGTTTTGCCATTTGTATTTTACAAAACTAAAAGGTTTTGTTTTTGAACCTATAAATCTTTTTGATAAATATGGTGTAGATAATGTTTTTGAACATCTTATTATTAATAATTTAAAAGGAGTAATAACATCAAAATACAAAGACACTAACAAATTGTTTTCTTAA